Proteins encoded within one genomic window of Eleutherodactylus coqui strain aEleCoq1 chromosome 1, aEleCoq1.hap1, whole genome shotgun sequence:
- the LOC136586520 gene encoding uncharacterized protein, giving the protein MRKAITAEERLLITLRFLATGESYASLHLQFRVGKSTITEIVRRTCSAIWQKLQPIVMPSPTEETWHRVAAGFQTVAKFPYCLGAVDGKHVRVLQPAHSGSKFYNYKKYFPVVLMAVADAHCKFVCIDVGAYGSTGDSRVLRTSQIGMQILRDGVTLPAPQPLPGTTHPVPFVMVSDEAFPLMPNLLRPYPRRGLNAQKRIFNYRLSRARRVVECAFGIMVSQWRVLGTTLMVDPTTVDDLVKACCVLHNYLREYRPKVDVEELEPAFDTAINWGAGRPAATALQVWEHFTDYFLSPEGTVPWQYSCAGGVQP; this is encoded by the exons ATGCGCAAAGCGATCACTGCAGaggaaaggctgctcatcacccttcg ctttctggccacaggagagagctatgcatccctgcatctccaatttcggGTTGGTAAATCAACCATCACTGAAATTGTGAGGCGCACATGCAgcgccatctggcagaagttgcagcccatcgtgatgccttcaccaACCGAGGAGACTTGGCACCGTGTCGCAGCAGGCTTTCAAACTGTTGCCAAATTTCCATACTGCCTAGGCGCGGTTGATGGCAAACATGtccgtgtgcttcagccagcgcACTCAGGCTCCAAGTTTTACAACTACAAAAAATATTTCCCGGttgtcctgatggcggtggctgatgcacattgcaaatttgtttgcatcgacgtcggcgcctatggtagtactggagattctcgggtgctgcgaacatcacagattgggatgcaaattctccgagatggcgtcacgctcccagccccacaaccgttgccgggaaccacacatccagtcccctttgtgatggtatcggatgaggctttccctTTAATGCCAAACCTGCTGCGTCCATACCcacgaagaggactgaatgcccagaaaaggatttttaattataggctgagccgggcacgtcgagtggttgagtgtgcctttGGGATTATGGTtagtcagtggagagttctagggactaccctgatggtagaccctaccacagttgatgaccttgtcaaggcatgttgtgttcttcacaactatcTCCGGGAATATCGCCCCAAGGTAGATGTTGAAGAACTCGAACCTGCCTTTGACACGGCCATCAACTGGGGTGCTGGTCGCCCGGCTGCTACCGCTTTGCAGGTATGGGAACACTTCACTGACTACTTCCTTAGTCccgaaggcaccgtgccatggcagtaCTCCTGTGCCGGTGGTGTACAGCCCTAA